The nucleotide window GTGCCGGCGTCGGCCGTGCCGGCTTCCGGCACCAGCGCGCCCGACAGCCACCCGGTTCGCGGCAGGCGGCACCAGCGCCGGCCCGGGTGCGCGGCGGCGCGCGCGGCCCAGGCCTCGAGCGTGGACCACCAGCCGTGCAGGTGGTCCGGCGCAATGCCCAGCGTGTCCAGCCCGGCCGGGACCTCGCCGTCGCGGTAGAACAGCCAGCCCAGCAGGTAGACCTCACTGCGGTCCACGCTATGGCCGAGCGCGGCGCGCGCCTCGGCCGTGTGCCCCAGCGGCAGCTGGCGCTGCACGATATGGCCAAGCTTGTCGCCGAGGCGGTCGACCAGGTTGGGACCGACGAAATCCTGCGCGCGCGGCGGCTGGTGGCCGCTGGCCATCAGGTAGAACTTGGCCGCCATTTCCCAGTGGACCACCGCGCCCGAGGCCAGGTCGCGCCAGACGAAATCCAGCTCGCCCAGCGTGCGCACGCCGTGCCGGCCCGCGCGCCGCACCGGCACGTTGGCGGCCAGCAGCGACAGCCCCTGCATATGGCGCAGCGCAAAATGCAGCAGCCGCTCGGCATGGCGGCCCAGGCGCAGGCTGCGGTTGGCAGGGTCGTGGTCGGGATCGGCGGAGAACGCGGCGTGGCCGTCGGCCAGTTCGTCGATGGTGGCGGGCAGCATGGCGGGATCCGCGCCGTCGAGCCAGTGCTGCCAGGCCTCGAGGGTGCCGGCCGGCCAGCGCGCCAGCGCGGCGCCTGGCACCGCGCCCAGCAGCGGCGGCGACAGCGTGGTCCAGGCCAGGTCGCGCGCGCGTGCCGACGCGGCACGGCGCCACAGCGGCGCGTGCGACGGCCCATGGCCGTCGCCGCCGCGGGTCAGCGAGAGGTCAGGCCCCAGCTCCCGCACGGTCATGGACCTCCCGGGCCAGGCACAGGTCTTCCCAGGCGCGCGCCTTGTCGGTCAGCGTGCGCAACAGATAGGCGGGATGGTAGGTCACCACCACGGGGATGCCTTCATACGTATGAACGGTACCGCGCAGCTTGCCGATGGGCGTGGTGGTGCGCAGCAATGACTGCGCCGCGAAGCGGCCCAGCACCACGATCACGCGCGGCCTGACCAGCGCAATCTGCCGGCGCAGGAAGGGCTCGCACTGCGCCACCTCTTCCGGCTCCGGGTTGCGGTTGCCGGGCGGACGGCACTTGAGCACGTTGGCGATGAACACATTGCGCCCGCGCGCCAGGCCGAGCGCGCCGAGCATGTTGTCGAGCAGCTTGCCGGCCTGGCCGACGAACGGCTCGCCCTGCAGGTCTTCGTTCTCGCCCGGGGCCTCGCCCACCAGCATCCATTCCGCCTGGCGCGCGCCCACGCCGAACACCGTGTTGGTACGGGTCTGGCACAGCCCGCAGGCGGTGCAGCCCGCCACCGCGGCGTCCAGCGCCGGCCAGTCCATCGTGGCGATGGCGGCTTCACGGTCGGCTTGCGCCGTGCCGGCCGCGGGGCCGGCGGGCACCAGCGAGGGCGCAGCGCGCTCACCGGTTGCCGGCCGCGCCACTGGTGCGGCCAGCGGCGCTTCGGCGTGCGTGTCCGCTTCGGCCACCGAGGCAGCCTGCAACGCCGCGGGCGGTTCGGCCACCGGCATCGCGACGGGCTGCACCGCTGCGTCGGGCTGCGCCAACCTGGGCGCGCGCGGCATCCATTCGGTCGGAATGCCCAGCACCTCGAGGAACTGCGCACGGCGGTTCATGCCTGGCCCTCCGCGCCTTCATTGGCGGCATCCTGCGCCGGCCAGGCGCGACGCAGCACCAGCGCGTCTTCGCGCTTGCCGCCAGGCGCCGGGTAATAGCCCTTGCGGCGCCCGATCTCGGCAAAACCAGCCGCCTGGTACAGCGCGATCGCCCCGGTGTTGGACGGCCGCACTTCCAGCAGCATGGTGTGGATGCGGTGCGCGTGCGAGGTGGCCAGCGCCACCGCCAGCATCAGCCGCCCCAGCCCCTGGCGCTGGCGCTGCGGCTCCACCGTGATATTGAGCAGGTGCATTTCATCGACCACCGGCATCAGCACGGCGTAGGCCACCAGCGTGCCCGCCGGATCGCGCAGGGTCAGGCCGAGATGCCCGGACTTGATCGAGTTCTCGAAGTTGCCGCGCGTCCACGGATGGCTGTAGGCGCGTGCCTCGATGCCCGCCACCGTCTGCAGGTCGAGCGCGCTCATGCGGCCCAGCGACCAGCCTTCCGGCAACGCCGGCATGGTCGGCACCGCGGGCCAGGCCTGGCGCTCTGCGAGCGGATAGGCGGCGCTCATGATGCATTCCCCGGCTGGGCCGCCGCGCGCGCTGCCGCCACGGCCTCGCGCTCGGCGATGGTCTGGGCGACCTTGTCGCGCAGGTAGACCGGCATGGCCTGGTCGGCGTTGATGGCCTCGCCGCGCGCCAGCGCGCGCAGCGCGATCGCCACCATCGGCTGCGCATGGGGCATTGCCTCCGGCAGCACGCGGGCGGCGCGGGCCAGGCCGGCCAGGCGCTCGCCAAAGACCGTCGAGGCATTGCCGGCCAGCCAGAATTCGCCATCGGGCAGCGCCACCGTTTCGGGCGCGCCGACCTGCATCGGCGTCAGTTCCGCCCACGCCTGCGCGGCGGCGTTCCAGCCGAAGGCCGCCGCATAGGCCTCGTCCATGCGCGCATCCAGCGCCACCAGCACCGCGGTGCCTTCCGGCAGTGCCGGCGTGGCGGCGCGGGCGCGCTCGGCGCAGGCCATCAGGGTATTGACCGGCACCACCGGCAGCCCGGCGCCGAAGGCCAGCCCCTGCGCCACGCCGCAAGCGGTGCGCAGGCCGGTGAACGAGCCCGGGCCGGCGCCAAAGGCGATGGCCGCGCAATCGGCCAGCGCAATGCCGGCCTCGGCCAGCAATTCCCCGGCGGCCGGCAGCACGCGTGCCGACGAGCGTGCGCCGGTGTGCTCATGGCGCACCAGGCACTCGATGCCGGTGCCTGCCGCGCGTCCGAGCGCGACCGAGCACCACTCCGTAGAAGTTTCAACAGCAAGAATCCAGGACATGGCGCGATTGTAGCCGTTGGGCCCGGAATCGAGGGCTTCTTCGGTTTTATACGGACGGCGCGGCGGCGCGGGGCGGCTATCATCGGGCTGCATTTTTCGCAATCCAGACAGTCCACACGGAGGAACCCCATGAGCGACCTGCAGGCACGCTTCGAACAGGCCCAGATCGACGTCAAGCAACTGAGCGAGCGCCCCAGCAATATGTCCCTGCTGCGCCTGTACGCGCTGTTCAAGCAAGGCAGCGAGGGCGATGCCCACGGCGACAAGCCCGGCATGACCGATTTCGTCGGCCGCTACAAGTTCGAGGCGTGGGAAGCGCTGCGCGGCACCGCGCGCGAACAGGCGATGGAGCAATACATCGCGCTGGTGGAAGAACTGCGCAGCGGCGCCGCCAGCTGAACGGCGCCGGCCCGGCGGCTTCAGGCCGCCGGCACCGGGCGCGGCCGGATGCGCCAGGACGCCAGCATCGCGCTGGCGATCACCACGCCGACCGCAAGGAAGGTTTCGTCGAAGGCGCGGATGCGCGCCGCCTGCAGCGCGGTGTCGCCGGCCTGGCCCAGCACCGCGCCATGCTCGGCCAGGCGCCACTGCAGCCCCACCCCGGCCAGGCTCACGCCGATGGCCCCGCCCAGCTGGCGCAGGAAGTTGATGCAGCTCGAGCCCTGCGCGATCAGGCTGAAATCCACGCCCCGCATCGCCCCCAGCGTCAGCGACGGCAGGATGCAGCCCAGTCCGATCCGCCCCAGCACCGCCAGCGCCACCAGCACCAGGTAAGGCGTCGCGCGCGAGCCCAGTGCCATCAGCAGGAACGACAACGACAGCAGCGCCAGCCCGAACGACACCTGCACATGCGGCGGGATCCGGTGCGTGAAGCGCCCCGCCAGCGCAATCGTCAGCGCCAGCACCACGCCCGCCGGGAACAGCACCAGGCCGGCCCGCGACGGCGTGTACTCCAGCGCCATCTGCATATAGACCGGCAACAGGTAGGTCGAGCCGAACAGGCCCGCGCCATAGATGAAGGCCACCACCGCCCCCGCCGCGAACTGACGGTAGCTGTAGAGCCGCATATTCATCAGCGGGTACGCCGCGCGCAGCTGCCACATCACGAACGCCGCCAGCATCAGCACGCCGAAGCCCGACAGCGCCAGGCCCGCCGGCACGCTGTCGCGCATCTCCACCACGCCGTTGAGCAGGCTGACCGTGGCGATGCCGGCCAGGCCCAGGCCGCGCCAGTCCAGCGGCTGGCGCTCGCCCATCATGATCGAATCCACCGCCATGAAGCGGCGCGCCATCAGCACGGCCAGCAGCGTCAGCGGCACCACCACGAAGAAGATCGAGCGCCAGCCGAAGGCCTCGACCAGGAAGCCGCCCAGGCTGGGGCCCAGCGCCGGCGCCAGCACCACGCCGAAGCCGAACAGGCTGATCGCCTTGCCCTGCTCGCGCTCTTCGAACACCCGCAGGATCAGGATATTGGGCAGCGGCTGCATGATGCCCGCGGCAATGCCCTCGGCCACGCGCATGGCGATCATCACGCCGTAGGTGGGCGAGAAGCCGCCCACCAGCCCGCCCGCGCCCAGCAGCAGCGACGCGCCCAGGAAGGTGCGCCGCAGCCCGTAGCGGTTCAGCAGCCACGGCGTCAGCAGCATCGACAGCGTCATCGCGACCATGAAGCTGGCCGCGACCCATTGCGCGCGCTCCTGCCCCAGCACGAAATGCCGGCTCAGGTCGGGAATGGCGACATTGACGATGGTGGACGAGACGATCGACGAGATCGTGCCCAGCATCAGCGTCGCCAGCACCAGCCAGCGCAGCCGTTCGCCGTAGCGCGCGCGCAGCGCCTGCCGGGTCGGCAGACCCGGCCGCTGGCCGGAACCCTCCGGCGTGGCGGGGCCCTCGCTCACCCCAGCCGCCCGGTGTCGGCGATCTCGCGGATCTTGCGGACGGTGTCGATGTCGGCCGCGTGGTAGGCAGACTTGACGATCTCGGCGTAGCGGTCGTCGCCGCTCGCATCGACGGCCGGCATGGTGGTTTCGTAGACAAAGCGCAGCAGCAGCGCGCCTGGCCCCGGGGTCTCGATCGCCATGGTCAGCGTGCCGCCGGCATGCTCGGGCGTGGCCGCGGTTTCATAGCGCACCAGCCGGCGCGGCTCGTAGACCACGTGGTCCTCGATCGACGCTTCGCCGAAATGCAGCACGCGGTCGATCCAGTTGTCGCCGCGGCCCACCACCTCGGCGCTGTCCAGGCCCAGCACGAAGAGCTCGGGAGATTCGGCGCGCAGCACCAGGCCTTGCCACAGCTGTTCGGCCGTCAGCGGTTCCAGCTGCGGGTTGCCCGGATCATTGATCTCAACCAAGTGCTCAAAACGCAACTTCACTCTCCCATTTGCGGTAAGTCGATATTATGAAGTCTCCGCGTATTCGCGAGACCTTTTTGTCTGCGCGGTGCAACATGGGCCGACCCGCCCCCTCTCGGATAACGGCCAGGCTCCGCACCGACTGAATTCCCCGCGCCAACGCCGCCCGGCGGAAACATCACTCCTGACAGCAGGTGTCAGGAGACCCGGCGCACAATGCGGCCCCTTGCCCACGGAACGCCGCAGGAGGCTGTGATGGAGTTGCTGATCAATATCGATGTCGACGACCTGGCGCGCGGCATCGACTTCTACGCGCAAGGGCTGGGGTTGCGGCTCAACCGCACGCTGTTCGACGGCACCGTCGCCGAAATGCTGGGCGGCAATACCCCGATCTACCTGCTCGCCAAGCCCGCGGGCACGCGCCCGACCACGCGCGCCGCGACCCGGCGCGACTATCGCCGCCACTGGACCCCGGTTCACCTCGATTTCGTCGTCGCTGACCTGGAGCAGGCGATCGAGCGCGCGCTCGACGCCGGCGCCGAGATCGAGGACTGGCCGCAGGAGTTTGCCTGGGGCCGGCAGGCGACGCTGTCGGACCCGTTCGGGCATGGGCTATGTTTTGTCGAATGGAAGGGCCAGGGGTACGGGGCCGTGGCGGGCTGAGCCGATCCATCTCGCCCGGGATAGGCGTTTTCGGACCATTCGCCTGTTGCCGGCTGCGCCGCGATGGCACATTTCCACGCAGGGTCGTGCCTGCCTGTTTCATTGATGCCCGCGTTGTAATAACATTGTGCTGACGTCAGTTTTGGCCACACCATGAGCAACGAGAGATGAAGGCAACGATCCGCAAGATGGGCAACTCGCAAGGTGTCCTGATCCCCAAGGCAATCCTGGCACAGCTGGGTCTGGAGAATGAAATGGAAGTGGAAATGGAAGTCGTCAATGACTCCCTGGTGCTGCGCCGGCCGCGGCAGGCGCCGCGGCAAGGCTGGGCGGAAGCCAGCCGGCAGATCGCCGCGGCCGGCGACGACACCCTGGTGCTGGGCGACCTGCCCAACGCCGGCGACGCGGAGCTGAAATGGTAGCGCGCGGCGACGTCTGGCTGGTCGCGCTCGATCCCACCGTCGGCAGCGAGATCGAGAAGACGCGCCCCTGCGTCATCCTGTCTCCACCCGAAATGCATGACTACCTGCGCACCGTCACCGTGGCGCCGATGACCACCGGCAGCCGGCCGGCACCGTTCCGGATCCCGGTGACTTTCCAGCGCAAGACCGGGCTGATCCTGCTGGACCAGCTCCGCACCGTCGACAAGTCCCGGCTGGTAAAACGGGCGGGCGGCCTGAGCGAGCGCACCGTGGCGGACACCTTGCGGACCTTGCGTGAAGTCTTTGCTGACTGAGGTGCCGCGCAATGGCATTTAATGCCGGCAGGCTGGCACTGCGCGACTTCATAAGCTTATGAAAAAGAAATAGACGCCAGAATCGTCCGCGCCGCGCCATCCGCACGCAATTGCGTTAATCTGTGCGCTCGCTGCGGACAGGCGATCCCTGCCCGGCGCTTGCCTCTCACTCGCCACCTCACAACAAGACCTTCACAACTCCTATGCGCACGTCTTTCATCAAGCGTCTGGCGGCAGCAGTGTCCGCCGTGGGTTTTATCGCCGCCGGCAGTGCCTCGGCCCAGGAACAGACCATTCGGGTCGGCACCGTCAGCGGGCCGGACGCCGAGGTCTGGCAGGTGGTCCAGAAGGTGGCCAAGCGCAATGGCCTGAACGTGAAGGTCGTTGAATTCAACGACTACGTGCAGCCCAACGCCGCGCTCGACGCCGGCGACCTGGACGCCAACAGCTTCCAGCACCAACCGTATCTGGACAGCCAGGTGAAGCAGCGCGGCTACAAGATGCAGAGCGTGGGCTACACGTATATCTCGCCGCTGGGCATCTACTCCAAGACCCTGAAGTCGCCCAAGGACCTGCCGCAGGGCGCCAAGGTCGCGGTACCCAACGACCCCTCCAATGAAAACCGCGCACTGCTGTTGCTGCAGGCGCAAGGCGTGATCAAGCTGAAGGCCGGCGCCGGCACCAACGGTTCCAATGCCACGCCGCTGGACGTAGCCGAGAACCCCAGGAAGCTGAAGATCGTCGAACTCGACGCGGCCCAGCTGGCGCGCGCGCTGCCCGATGTCGGCGCCGCCGTGATCAACACCAACTACGCGCTCGCCGCCGGCCTGCAGCCGACCAGGGATGCCATCGCGCTGGAAGACATCCACAGCCCGTACGCCAACATCATCGTGGTGCGCACCCAGGACAAGGACAAGCCGTGGGTCAGGAAGCTGGTGGCCGCGTATCAGTCCGAAGACGTGCGCCAGTTCATGAAGGCGCAGTACAAGGGCGCGATGGTGCCGTCGTTCTGATTGCCAGCGGGCGCGTGAATTTTTTCACGCGGCGCCCGTGCAGGGGCTTGCAAATTCCGCCGCCTTCGGTAGAATTCGCGGCTCACCACCTGCCCAGGTGGCGGAATTGGTAGACGCACTAGGTTCAGGTCCTAGCGGTGGCAACACTGTGGAGGTTCGAGTCCTCTCCTGGGCACCACGTTTCAAGAAAAGGTCTGCGCATGCAGGCCTTTTTTCATATCTGCCCAGGAAGAAAAGCGCTTGAGCGCTTTTCGTGAGGACGAGAAGGGCTGCGCTTGCAAGCGCAGCCGGGGTCGCGCCTGCGTGACCGAGTCCTCTCCTGGGCACCACGATTTAAAAGAAAGGTCTGCGCATGCAGGCCTTTTTTCTTTCCGCGAGAAAGGCCCGCACGAAAGTGCGGGCCTTTTGTTTTTCCGGACCCGCCGGGATTCACGTGCCTATCGCCTACAGTAAATTCCAGGGCGCGCGGGCGCCGCCGTCGGGAGACCTGTCGTGGGCACACTGCAAGAGCGTCGCCGTTTTCTGGGAGCCGCGCTGAGCGGCCTGCTGGTCCCCACCCTGCCCGCCTGCGGTGGCGATGACGATCCGGCGCCGGCGCCGCCGCCCGATCCGGTTCCCGACGCGCAGATCCGCGCCGCCATCGCCCAGGTCGATACGCTGGCGGCCAACCTGATGGCGAGCTCCGGCGTGCCCGGCATGGCCGTCGCCGTGGTGCGCGGCAACCAGGCCGTTTACGCCAGGGGCTTCGGCCGCCGGCTGGTGACCGATCCCGCGCCGGTCGATGCCGATACCGTGTTCCAGCTGGCATCGGTGTCGAAGCCGATCGGCGCCACGGTGGTGGCGCGGCAGGTCGGACGCGGCAGCATCGGCTGGGATACCCCGGTGATCCGCCACCTGCCCGGGTTCGCCTTGTCCGATGCGGAAACCACGCAGGCCGTGACCGTCGG belongs to Cupriavidus taiwanensis and includes:
- a CDS encoding AbrB/MazE/SpoVT family DNA-binding domain-containing protein, which codes for MKATIRKMGNSQGVLIPKAILAQLGLENEMEVEMEVVNDSLVLRRPRQAPRQGWAEASRQIAAAGDDTLVLGDLPNAGDAELKW
- a CDS encoding VOC family protein, with the translated sequence MELLINIDVDDLARGIDFYAQGLGLRLNRTLFDGTVAEMLGGNTPIYLLAKPAGTRPTTRAATRRDYRRHWTPVHLDFVVADLEQAIERALDAGAEIEDWPQEFAWGRQATLSDPFGHGLCFVEWKGQGYGAVAG
- a CDS encoding MetQ/NlpA family ABC transporter substrate-binding protein; this translates as MRTSFIKRLAAAVSAVGFIAAGSASAQEQTIRVGTVSGPDAEVWQVVQKVAKRNGLNVKVVEFNDYVQPNAALDAGDLDANSFQHQPYLDSQVKQRGYKMQSVGYTYISPLGIYSKTLKSPKDLPQGAKVAVPNDPSNENRALLLLQAQGVIKLKAGAGTNGSNATPLDVAENPRKLKIVELDAAQLARALPDVGAAVINTNYALAAGLQPTRDAIALEDIHSPYANIIVVRTQDKDKPWVRKLVAAYQSEDVRQFMKAQYKGAMVPSF
- a CDS encoding DHA2 family efflux MFS transporter permease subunit; amino-acid sequence: MSEGPATPEGSGQRPGLPTRQALRARYGERLRWLVLATLMLGTISSIVSSTIVNVAIPDLSRHFVLGQERAQWVAASFMVAMTLSMLLTPWLLNRYGLRRTFLGASLLLGAGGLVGGFSPTYGVMIAMRVAEGIAAGIMQPLPNILILRVFEEREQGKAISLFGFGVVLAPALGPSLGGFLVEAFGWRSIFFVVVPLTLLAVLMARRFMAVDSIMMGERQPLDWRGLGLAGIATVSLLNGVVEMRDSVPAGLALSGFGVLMLAAFVMWQLRAAYPLMNMRLYSYRQFAAGAVVAFIYGAGLFGSTYLLPVYMQMALEYTPSRAGLVLFPAGVVLALTIALAGRFTHRIPPHVQVSFGLALLSLSFLLMALGSRATPYLVLVALAVLGRIGLGCILPSLTLGAMRGVDFSLIAQGSSCINFLRQLGGAIGVSLAGVGLQWRLAEHGAVLGQAGDTALQAARIRAFDETFLAVGVVIASAMLASWRIRPRPVPAA
- the rimI gene encoding ribosomal protein S18-alanine N-acetyltransferase; protein product: MSAAYPLAERQAWPAVPTMPALPEGWSLGRMSALDLQTVAGIEARAYSHPWTRGNFENSIKSGHLGLTLRDPAGTLVAYAVLMPVVDEMHLLNITVEPQRQRQGLGRLMLAVALATSHAHRIHTMLLEVRPSNTGAIALYQAAGFAEIGRRKGYYPAPGGKREDALVLRRAWPAQDAANEGAEGQA
- a CDS encoding type II toxin-antitoxin system PemK/MazF family toxin, with translation MVARGDVWLVALDPTVGSEIEKTRPCVILSPPEMHDYLRTVTVAPMTTGSRPAPFRIPVTFQRKTGLILLDQLRTVDKSRLVKRAGGLSERTVADTLRTLREVFAD
- the tsaB gene encoding tRNA (adenosine(37)-N6)-threonylcarbamoyltransferase complex dimerization subunit type 1 TsaB, giving the protein MSWILAVETSTEWCSVALGRAAGTGIECLVRHEHTGARSSARVLPAAGELLAEAGIALADCAAIAFGAGPGSFTGLRTACGVAQGLAFGAGLPVVPVNTLMACAERARAATPALPEGTAVLVALDARMDEAYAAAFGWNAAAQAWAELTPMQVGAPETVALPDGEFWLAGNASTVFGERLAGLARAARVLPEAMPHAQPMVAIALRALARGEAINADQAMPVYLRDKVAQTIAEREAVAAARAAAQPGNAS
- a CDS encoding DUF1853 family protein; amino-acid sequence: MTVRELGPDLSLTRGGDGHGPSHAPLWRRAASARARDLAWTTLSPPLLGAVPGAALARWPAGTLEAWQHWLDGADPAMLPATIDELADGHAAFSADPDHDPANRSLRLGRHAERLLHFALRHMQGLSLLAANVPVRRAGRHGVRTLGELDFVWRDLASGAVVHWEMAAKFYLMASGHQPPRAQDFVGPNLVDRLGDKLGHIVQRQLPLGHTAEARAALGHSVDRSEVYLLGWLFYRDGEVPAGLDTLGIAPDHLHGWWSTLEAWAARAAAHPGRRWCRLPRTGWLSGALVPEAGTADAGTLHALLAQRFADTRHDHGWRRESPVMLCELEPAGPQAPGWWRECSRGFVVPPGWQERALARTAEPPRAAPQGGQDES
- a CDS encoding acyl-CoA-binding protein, with the translated sequence MSDLQARFEQAQIDVKQLSERPSNMSLLRLYALFKQGSEGDAHGDKPGMTDFVGRYKFEAWEALRGTAREQAMEQYIALVEELRSGAAS
- a CDS encoding uracil-DNA glycosylase, giving the protein MNRRAQFLEVLGIPTEWMPRAPRLAQPDAAVQPVAMPVAEPPAALQAASVAEADTHAEAPLAAPVARPATGERAAPSLVPAGPAAGTAQADREAAIATMDWPALDAAVAGCTACGLCQTRTNTVFGVGARQAEWMLVGEAPGENEDLQGEPFVGQAGKLLDNMLGALGLARGRNVFIANVLKCRPPGNRNPEPEEVAQCEPFLRRQIALVRPRVIVVLGRFAAQSLLRTTTPIGKLRGTVHTYEGIPVVVTYHPAYLLRTLTDKARAWEDLCLAREVHDRAGAGA
- a CDS encoding SRPBCC family protein; translated protein: MRFEHLVEINDPGNPQLEPLTAEQLWQGLVLRAESPELFVLGLDSAEVVGRGDNWIDRVLHFGEASIEDHVVYEPRRLVRYETAATPEHAGGTLTMAIETPGPGALLLRFVYETTMPAVDASGDDRYAEIVKSAYHAADIDTVRKIREIADTGRLG